The DNA segment ATCTAAATCTTTTATATTCACTATATCTTTCAAAAAGATATTCAAAAACTTTTTTCCCTATTCCTAAACTTCTAAATCCATCAAGTATTAATAATTCTTCTATTAAAAGAACCATGCCACCAACTTCTTGTGAATATGTTTTAGATATAAGACAGTATCCTGCTACTTTATCTTGAGATTCTATAATAAAACACTCAGTGTATGTATCTCTGTTTATTAATTCATTAAAAGTATTTACA comes from the Streptobacillus canis genome and includes:
- a CDS encoding GNAT family N-acetyltransferase, with amino-acid sequence MKIRKIKLEDKDIFLKMSKEFYSSEAVLHTVDEQNFVNTFNELINRDTYTECFIIESQDKVAGYCLISKTYSQEVGGMVLLIEELLILDGFRSLGIGKKVFEYLFERYSEYKRFRLEVDFGNEKATKLYKKLGFEELNYLQMVIEK